A window from Deltaproteobacteria bacterium encodes these proteins:
- a CDS encoding type II toxin-antitoxin system RelE/ParE family toxin, with amino-acid sequence MKPILHTLRMPEEIAALIRGMHPELKKKIKAGLKAIMEAPHTGKILRDELAGLRSMRVSKLRIIYRISKKEIEIVAVGPRIRIYEETYRLLQKEKRKST; translated from the coding sequence ATGAAACCAATCCTTCATACACTGAGGATGCCGGAAGAAATAGCCGCTTTGATTCGCGGGATGCATCCGGAATTAAAGAAAAAAATCAAGGCCGGGCTCAAGGCAATCATGGAAGCGCCGCACACAGGCAAGATACTGCGGGATGAATTGGCTGGGTTACGCAGTATGCGGGTTAGCAAATTGAGGATAATCTATCGCATCTCGAAAAAAGAGATTGAAATTGTCGCCGTTGGTCCGCGTATCAGGATTTACGAGGAAACATACAGGCTCCTCCAAAAGGAGAAACGGAAAAGCACATAG
- the gatB gene encoding Asp-tRNA(Asn)/Glu-tRNA(Gln) amidotransferase subunit GatB produces the protein MSYEPVIGLEVHAQLLTKSKIFCGCSTQFGAEPNSHTCPVCMGMPGVLPVLNKKVVEYTMKMAMATHCRINKACNFARKNYFYPDLPKGYQISQYAQPLSEHGYVDIEQDGGKKRIGITRIHMEEDAGKLMHDEHTPSSYVDLNRTGVPLIEIVSEPDMRNAEEAAAYLKRLHEILVYLEICDGNMEEGSFRCDANVSLRQRGETAFGTRAELKNMNSFRNVQRALEYEIKRQQYVLENGQEVIQETRLWDDSQGVTLSMRSKEEAHDYRYFPDPDLVPIVIDEVWIEEVKKSLPELPLEKRERFIREYQIPPYDAGVLTSSRALADYFEEVARLSGKPKVAGNWVMGDVLRFLNEEKRDIKECTILPQSLAEMIVLIENGTISGKMAKDIIVEMYKTGETPQTIIEEKGMVQITDEDALAKTIAEILAANPAQLEQYRAGKEKLFGYFVGQVMKATQGKANPQVINELLKKMLAKE, from the coding sequence ATGTCATATGAACCGGTCATCGGGCTGGAGGTTCATGCCCAGCTTCTCACGAAATCGAAAATTTTCTGCGGCTGCTCAACCCAGTTCGGAGCTGAGCCCAACAGTCACACCTGTCCCGTATGTATGGGGATGCCCGGGGTCCTGCCCGTTTTGAATAAGAAGGTGGTCGAGTACACAATGAAAATGGCCATGGCGACTCATTGCAGGATCAACAAAGCATGCAATTTTGCGAGGAAAAACTATTTTTATCCCGATCTTCCCAAAGGGTATCAGATATCACAGTATGCCCAGCCCCTTTCAGAGCACGGGTATGTAGATATTGAACAGGATGGGGGAAAGAAGAGGATAGGCATTACCCGGATTCACATGGAGGAAGACGCGGGTAAACTGATGCACGATGAGCATACACCGTCAAGTTATGTGGACCTGAACCGGACGGGGGTGCCATTGATTGAGATTGTCAGCGAGCCGGATATGAGAAACGCCGAGGAGGCCGCTGCCTATCTGAAAAGACTCCATGAAATACTGGTCTATCTGGAAATCTGTGATGGGAACATGGAGGAGGGGAGTTTCCGCTGCGATGCCAACGTATCTCTCAGGCAAAGAGGCGAAACGGCCTTCGGTACGCGGGCAGAACTTAAAAACATGAATTCCTTCCGGAATGTCCAGCGTGCCCTGGAGTATGAAATCAAGCGGCAGCAGTACGTTCTGGAGAATGGCCAGGAGGTTATCCAGGAAACCAGGCTCTGGGATGATTCCCAGGGGGTGACACTGTCCATGCGGAGTAAAGAAGAGGCCCACGATTACCGCTATTTCCCCGATCCCGATCTCGTTCCGATCGTCATTGATGAGGTATGGATTGAGGAGGTTAAAAAAAGCCTCCCCGAACTTCCACTGGAAAAACGGGAACGGTTTATCAGAGAGTATCAGATCCCTCCCTACGATGCCGGGGTGCTGACATCGAGCCGGGCCCTTGCCGATTACTTCGAAGAAGTGGCGCGGCTTTCCGGGAAGCCGAAAGTTGCCGGCAACTGGGTTATGGGGGATGTTCTCCGGTTCCTTAATGAAGAAAAAAGGGACATTAAGGAATGTACCATCCTTCCCCAGTCACTCGCAGAGATGATTGTGCTCATTGAAAACGGCACCATCAGCGGAAAGATGGCCAAGGATATTATTGTGGAGATGTACAAGACCGGGGAGACGCCCCAAACGATTATCGAAGAAAAAGGCATGGTGCAGATTACCGATGAAGATGCGCTGGCAAAAACCATTGCCGAAATTCTGGCGGCAAATCCGGCACAGCTTGAGCAGTACCGGGCAGGCAAGGAAAAACTCTTCGGGTACTTCGTCGGCCAGGTCATGAAAGCTACCCAGGGAAAGGCCAATCCCCAGGTTATCAACGAGCTTTTGAAAAAGATGTTGGCAAAAGAATAA
- a CDS encoding type II toxin-antitoxin system Phd/YefM family antitoxin, with protein MKTLSLSEAKMKFSAIVDMVSSTDEEIVITKNGRPAAIIISPDEYESIKETANVRSDAALMEEISRGLNSLKAKRAQVFTLDEL; from the coding sequence ATGAAAACACTCTCATTATCCGAGGCAAAAATGAAATTCAGTGCCATCGTGGATATGGTAAGTTCCACCGACGAGGAGATCGTTATCACAAAAAACGGGCGGCCCGCGGCGATTATCATCAGTCCTGATGAGTATGAAAGCATCAAGGAAACAGCCAATGTACGCTCAGATGCAGCATTGATGGAGGAAATCAGCCGGGGGCTGAACTCATTGAAGGCAAAGCGGGCACAAGTCTTCACCCTTGACGAATTATGA
- the mtnA gene encoding S-methyl-5-thioribose-1-phosphate isomerase — protein MTIRTIYWEDDAVVMIDQNALPHEEKCVTCRRYEDVAAAIKDMTVRGAPAIGVAAAMGIALGMLNLCPSSKEDIRTAFNEICSEFARTRPTARNLFWAIERMKKRFAEAPLSHPDKIKKTLVDEAIRICEEDIAINRRMGIHGRSLIQDGDTILTHCNAGALATAGYGTALGVIRAACEEGKKVYVYVDETRPVLQGARLTAWELMKENIPATLITDSMAGFLMKQGRISKVIVGADRIAANGDAANKIGTYSLAVLAKEHNIPFYIAAPVSTIDMSVSNGDEIPIEERNREEVTTIRGVQVAPEGVDVYNPAFDVTPNCYLTAIITEGGIAVPPYLESIKSLTSIET, from the coding sequence ATGACAATCAGAACAATATATTGGGAAGACGATGCCGTCGTCATGATCGACCAGAATGCCCTGCCTCATGAAGAAAAATGCGTGACATGCAGGCGCTATGAGGATGTCGCGGCGGCGATCAAGGACATGACCGTTCGCGGCGCCCCGGCCATAGGAGTTGCGGCGGCGATGGGTATCGCCCTGGGCATGTTGAATCTTTGCCCTTCGTCCAAAGAAGACATTAGGACTGCCTTTAATGAAATCTGCTCCGAGTTTGCCCGTACACGCCCCACGGCAAGGAACCTCTTCTGGGCCATCGAGAGGATGAAAAAACGTTTTGCAGAAGCACCATTATCCCATCCGGATAAGATCAAGAAGACACTTGTGGATGAAGCTATCAGAATCTGCGAGGAGGATATTGCCATAAACAGGCGAATGGGCATTCATGGAAGATCGCTCATTCAGGATGGCGACACCATACTTACTCACTGTAATGCCGGCGCCCTGGCGACGGCCGGGTACGGGACGGCCCTGGGCGTGATCAGGGCTGCCTGCGAAGAAGGGAAAAAAGTTTATGTGTATGTTGATGAGACGAGGCCCGTCCTCCAAGGTGCCCGGCTGACGGCCTGGGAATTGATGAAGGAGAATATTCCTGCCACCCTGATTACGGACAGCATGGCGGGTTTCTTGATGAAACAGGGGAGGATCAGCAAGGTTATTGTCGGCGCGGACCGGATTGCCGCCAACGGCGATGCGGCTAACAAGATCGGCACCTATTCACTCGCTGTTCTAGCCAAAGAGCATAACATTCCTTTTTATATAGCAGCACCGGTATCGACGATAGACATGTCCGTTTCGAATGGCGATGAGATTCCCATTGAGGAAAGAAATAGAGAGGAAGTCACAACAATCCGTGGAGTACAAGTGGCGCCTGAAGGGGTGGATGTCTATAATCCCGCCTTTGATGTAACCCCCAACTGTTACCTCACAGCCATCATCACCGAGGGAGGGATTGCCGTTCCCCCTTATCTGGAAAGCATTAAAAGCTTGACCTCTATTGAGACTTGA